A region from the Sutcliffiella horikoshii genome encodes:
- a CDS encoding transglutaminase domain-containing protein — protein MAKSNPYQRNIYALLMHVFGFILLLEWILPLRDVTDTANLYVFVVFLLISFSLSFLQILPLLSFFVHFGFMFYFIHILYMDGRFLSRDWFSYLWNDLKYNVNVIWAQDWVAMTGMFRSILLFILLWLVSYLVIYWILYRKQMLLFVIFTITYVAILDTFTPYQGNEAIMRLIVVGLSIVGFVHLERLKEREGVYRSGKLLIGWGVPLIIFILLSATAGYFSPKAAPVWPDPVPFLKAIGNGDGPGTGGGVRKIGYGENDSRLGGPFVPDDSVVFQAELTRTHYWRVETKDVYTGKGWDSTEGERAELNGGQNDQVSWMSDEVPTDAYSATLTMEKTYPHINYPLGLNEIQVEEEGINFSLNDSTEKIRTLDESGDPVELEEYRVNYDFPRYYIEALKGAQPGTGEETNEEFVERYTQLPDSLPDRVVGLAEEITGSFTSRFDKVNAVERYFRNNDFVYETTDVAVPTGDEDYVDQFLFETMQGYCDNFSTSMVALLRAVDIPARWVKGYTQGEFVDVTENNTRLFEVTNNNAHSWVEVYYPEVGWVTYEPTSGFSNPYSFVYQSVEENTGETTEEDDTIEQPEQPETDESNIPELDPGEDEEAAGGSGSNNGTWNFADISWKPVTLFLSSLVAAGALLFFGRNKWIPYFYILRYKGKKDEGTFNKAYPALLRQLHAVGLTRKDGQTLREYAKYIDDYYSTGDMQSLTARYERVLYRGDSSEQEWEKSVELWENLIKKTSS, from the coding sequence ATGGCGAAATCTAACCCATATCAACGGAACATTTATGCCTTACTCATGCATGTGTTCGGATTTATTCTGCTTTTAGAATGGATTCTGCCATTGAGGGATGTGACAGATACTGCGAATTTGTATGTGTTTGTGGTGTTCCTTCTTATATCTTTTTCGCTGTCATTTTTGCAAATACTCCCTTTGCTCAGCTTTTTCGTTCATTTTGGGTTTATGTTTTATTTTATCCATATCCTCTATATGGATGGCAGGTTTCTGAGTAGAGACTGGTTCTCTTACCTTTGGAATGACTTGAAATATAATGTGAATGTTATCTGGGCGCAAGATTGGGTTGCTATGACAGGGATGTTCAGGAGTATTTTGCTGTTTATTCTTTTATGGCTTGTTAGTTATCTTGTCATCTACTGGATTTTGTACCGAAAACAAATGCTTTTATTTGTTATTTTTACGATCACCTACGTTGCCATTCTTGATACATTTACTCCGTATCAAGGAAATGAAGCGATTATGCGGTTGATTGTGGTTGGACTTTCCATTGTTGGATTTGTCCATCTTGAAAGATTGAAAGAACGGGAAGGTGTATATAGAAGTGGTAAACTCCTGATAGGATGGGGAGTTCCGCTGATTATCTTCATTCTTCTTTCCGCTACAGCAGGCTACTTTTCGCCTAAAGCTGCCCCTGTTTGGCCGGATCCTGTGCCTTTTTTGAAGGCTATTGGTAATGGAGATGGTCCGGGAACCGGTGGCGGTGTGCGTAAAATAGGATATGGCGAAAACGACTCGCGCCTTGGTGGACCGTTTGTACCTGATGATAGCGTTGTTTTCCAGGCGGAACTGACGCGCACCCATTATTGGCGTGTGGAAACGAAGGATGTTTATACTGGAAAAGGTTGGGATTCCACAGAAGGAGAACGGGCGGAGCTTAACGGAGGGCAGAATGATCAGGTCTCTTGGATGAGTGATGAGGTACCAACAGATGCCTACTCTGCAACTTTGACGATGGAGAAAACCTATCCTCATATCAATTATCCGCTGGGACTAAACGAAATCCAAGTGGAAGAAGAGGGTATCAATTTTAGCCTGAACGACAGTACGGAAAAAATTCGTACGTTGGATGAAAGTGGAGATCCAGTTGAATTAGAAGAATACCGTGTGAACTATGATTTTCCGAGGTATTATATAGAAGCATTAAAAGGAGCGCAGCCTGGAACGGGTGAGGAAACCAACGAAGAATTTGTGGAACGTTACACCCAGTTGCCGGACTCTTTGCCAGACAGGGTGGTCGGCCTTGCGGAAGAAATAACCGGGTCGTTCACGTCGCGCTTTGACAAGGTTAATGCAGTGGAGAGATATTTCCGAAACAACGACTTTGTCTATGAAACAACAGATGTTGCCGTTCCTACAGGGGATGAAGACTATGTGGATCAATTCCTATTTGAAACGATGCAGGGATATTGCGATAATTTCTCGACTTCGATGGTGGCCCTTTTGCGTGCTGTCGACATACCGGCAAGATGGGTAAAGGGATACACGCAAGGTGAGTTTGTCGATGTGACGGAAAATAATACCCGGCTTTTTGAAGTGACAAACAATAACGCCCACTCTTGGGTGGAAGTATACTATCCGGAAGTCGGCTGGGTAACGTACGAACCAACCAGCGGATTTTCTAACCCTTATAGCTTTGTGTATCAGTCTGTAGAAGAAAATACAGGGGAAACAACAGAGGAAGACGATACCATCGAACAACCGGAACAGCCGGAAACAGATGAAAGTAATATTCCTGAGCTGGATCCAGGTGAAGATGAAGAGGCTGCTGGAGGATCGGGTTCTAATAATGGAACATGGAATTTTGCAGATATCTCTTGGAAGCCAGTAACACTTTTCCTGTCGTCGCTGGTTGCTGCAGGTGCCTTGTTATTTTTCGGCCGCAATAAATGGATACCGTATTTCTATATCCTGCGCTATAAAGGGAAAAAGGATGAAGGTACGTTTAACAAAGCGTATCCTGCACTGTTGAGGCAGTTGCATGCTGTCGGTCTCACCCGTAAAGATGGTCAGACACTTCGCGAATATGCCAAGTATATAGACGACTATTACAGTACAGGTGATATGCAGTCACTCACTGCTCGTTACGAACGTGTACTTTACCGTGGCGATTCGTCTGAGCAGGAATGGGAGAAATCGGTGGAATTATGGGAAAATTTAATTAAAAAGACATCATCTTGA
- a CDS encoding DUF58 domain-containing protein, translating into MKAFFQKVKKVWKLVSFLLLVVTTFVYAMFQGGFVSWFLFISFLPFALYAFLILVYPLKDFEVSRAINQEKYRAGDRLIGTITLRRTVPVPLAFLLVEEVLPNDLLFCQQTKQAKRILFPWFKSTITIQYALDRVPRGEHTLTGVRLVTGDFLGLIEKERVIELDQHFLVYPSFTEMTYRQHENKFDQGSTSSKMKMVRDTSMTVGVREYQPGDRFSWIDWKATARRNDIMTKEFEQQQSHDVMLFIDRSQPASFESAVSYSAAMTKAILKYGSQVGLVSLGEDRSVYSLRSGEEQFAGIYYHLAKIQPNSKRDFSKVIEMEIGKFQPTVTFLFITGKLERGMVESLEKLSTRHLHLEVHLTKDDGVRLTKEELAYMDLLKRRNILIKTVYPNRTKSTIRSEVS; encoded by the coding sequence ATGAAGGCATTTTTTCAGAAAGTTAAAAAAGTCTGGAAACTGGTTTCTTTTCTGCTATTGGTAGTCACCACATTTGTTTATGCCATGTTCCAAGGCGGATTTGTCAGCTGGTTCTTGTTTATCAGCTTCCTGCCTTTTGCCTTGTATGCTTTTTTAATATTGGTTTATCCGCTCAAGGATTTTGAAGTCTCAAGAGCGATCAATCAGGAAAAATATCGTGCGGGGGATAGATTGATAGGGACCATTACTTTAAGAAGAACGGTTCCGGTCCCGCTTGCCTTTCTTTTAGTAGAAGAAGTACTTCCAAATGATCTGTTATTTTGCCAGCAAACAAAACAAGCAAAACGAATCCTTTTTCCATGGTTTAAAAGCACGATTACCATTCAATATGCTCTAGACCGTGTTCCGCGCGGGGAACATACATTGACAGGAGTCCGTTTGGTGACAGGTGATTTCCTCGGCTTGATTGAAAAAGAGAGAGTCATAGAATTAGATCAACACTTTTTGGTGTATCCAAGTTTTACAGAAATGACGTATAGGCAACACGAAAATAAATTTGATCAAGGGTCCACTTCCTCCAAAATGAAGATGGTACGTGATACGTCCATGACCGTTGGGGTCAGGGAATATCAACCAGGGGACAGGTTCTCCTGGATTGATTGGAAGGCGACGGCGCGTCGAAATGACATCATGACCAAGGAATTTGAACAGCAGCAATCACATGACGTTATGCTGTTCATCGATCGTTCCCAACCCGCCTCATTTGAAAGTGCGGTAAGTTACAGCGCGGCAATGACCAAAGCCATCCTTAAGTATGGATCGCAGGTTGGCCTTGTGTCCCTTGGGGAAGATCGATCTGTGTACTCGTTGCGAAGCGGGGAAGAGCAGTTTGCGGGGATCTATTATCATCTTGCAAAAATACAACCGAACAGTAAAAGGGACTTTTCCAAAGTGATTGAAATGGAAATCGGCAAATTTCAGCCAACTGTTACGTTTCTTTTTATTACAGGTAAGCTTGAGAGAGGCATGGTGGAAAGCCTCGAGAAACTCTCCACTAGGCACCTGCATCTGGAAGTGCATCTGACAAAGGATGACGGAGTTCGTTTAACGAAAGAAGAACTCGCATATATGGATCTATTAAAACGGAGAAACATTTTAATTAAGACCGTTTATCCCAATCGAACGAAAAGCACCATCAGAAGTGAGGTGAGTTAG
- a CDS encoding AAA family ATPase, which yields METSPLQVKRILDNIGNVMIGKEHVAELSIVALLAGGHVLLEDVPGVGKTLMVRSLAKSVGANFKRIQFTPDLLPSDVTGSSIYNPKELKFEFRPGPIMGNIVLADEINRTSPKTQAALLEGMEEGSVTVDGNTLSLGSPFFVMATQNPIEYEGTYPLPEAQLDRFLFKMNMGYPTPQEEVNILHTTEKKQPINELQSVITLEELQEMQKQVKEVHVDVTVKEYIVDLVNRTRTHQSVYLGASPRGSVALMKASQAYAFIHGRDYVVPDDIQYLAPYVLPHRIILKSEAKFEGMTAEQVVKKVIDRTPIPVQRSMTR from the coding sequence TTGGAAACATCACCATTACAAGTAAAACGAATATTGGACAATATTGGCAATGTTATGATTGGCAAAGAACATGTGGCGGAATTGAGTATTGTTGCCTTGCTTGCAGGGGGGCATGTGTTGCTTGAGGATGTACCGGGAGTTGGGAAGACATTGATGGTTCGTTCCCTTGCCAAGTCTGTCGGGGCAAATTTTAAACGCATTCAGTTTACGCCCGACCTTTTGCCTTCAGATGTAACAGGAAGCTCCATTTACAACCCGAAAGAATTAAAGTTTGAGTTTAGGCCTGGCCCGATTATGGGGAACATCGTCCTTGCTGATGAAATTAACCGTACATCACCGAAAACACAGGCCGCTTTATTAGAGGGGATGGAAGAGGGAAGTGTAACAGTGGATGGAAATACCCTTTCACTTGGCAGTCCGTTCTTTGTTATGGCCACGCAAAACCCGATTGAATATGAGGGGACATACCCATTGCCAGAGGCGCAGCTTGACCGCTTTTTATTCAAGATGAACATGGGTTACCCAACACCACAAGAAGAAGTGAATATTTTACATACGACTGAAAAGAAACAGCCGATCAATGAGTTGCAATCGGTTATTACATTGGAAGAACTTCAGGAAATGCAGAAACAGGTAAAAGAAGTGCATGTGGATGTGACGGTAAAAGAGTACATCGTTGACTTGGTTAATCGTACGCGTACACATCAATCCGTTTACTTGGGAGCGAGTCCGCGTGGGTCGGTGGCCTTGATGAAAGCGTCCCAAGCATATGCCTTTATTCATGGCAGAGATTATGTGGTGCCGGATGATATACAATATTTGGCTCCTTACGTGTTGCCGCATCGGATTATTTTGAAATCAGAGGCAAAGTTTGAGGGGATGACAGCGGAGCAAGTGGTGAAAAAGGTTATTGATCGTACACCGATTCCGGTTCAAAGGTCGATGACAAGATAA
- the guaA gene encoding glutamine-hydrolyzing GMP synthase, with protein sequence MVVVLDFGSQYNQLITRRIREFGVYSELHPHTITAEEIKKMNPKGIILSGGPNSVYGENSFRCDEEIFELGIPVLGICYGMQLMTMHFGGVVEKASHREYGKALATVSNQSTVYQDIPEQQVVWMSHGDLVVKEPEDFVVDLTSPACPIAGISNEDKKMYGVQFHPEVRHSVYGNDLLRNFVYNVCGCTDSWTIENFLEIEMQKIRDVVGDKKVLCALSGGVDSSVVAVLIHKAIGDQLTCIFVDHGLLRKDEADAVMKTFSEGFNMNVIKVDAKDRFLNKLKGVSDPEQKRKIIGNEFIYVFDDEASKLEGIDYLAQGTLYTDIIESGTATAQTIKSHHNVGGLPEDMQFQLIEPLNTLFKDEVRALGSELGIPDEIVWRQPFPGPGLGIRVLGEISDEKLEIVRESDHILREEIKKAGLDRDIWQYFTVLPDIRSVGVMGDQRTYDYTIGIRAVTSIDGMTSDWARIPWDVLEVISTRIVNEVDHINRVVYDITSKPPATIEWE encoded by the coding sequence ATGGTCGTCGTCCTTGACTTCGGCAGTCAATATAACCAATTAATTACACGTCGTATCCGTGAGTTCGGTGTCTACAGCGAGCTACACCCACATACGATTACAGCAGAAGAAATCAAAAAAATGAACCCAAAAGGAATCATCCTTTCTGGCGGACCTAACAGCGTATACGGAGAAAACTCTTTCCGTTGTGACGAAGAAATCTTCGAACTTGGCATCCCTGTTCTAGGAATTTGCTACGGCATGCAGCTGATGACGATGCACTTCGGCGGCGTAGTGGAAAAAGCAAGTCACCGTGAATACGGAAAAGCACTTGCGACCGTATCTAACCAATCTACTGTGTATCAAGATATCCCAGAACAACAAGTTGTATGGATGAGCCACGGCGATTTAGTTGTTAAAGAGCCGGAAGATTTCGTAGTTGATTTGACAAGCCCAGCATGTCCAATTGCCGGAATCAGTAATGAAGACAAGAAAATGTACGGTGTTCAATTCCACCCAGAGGTACGTCACTCTGTATATGGTAACGACCTTTTAAGAAACTTTGTTTATAACGTTTGTGGCTGCACAGACAGCTGGACAATCGAGAACTTCCTTGAAATCGAAATGCAGAAGATCCGTGACGTTGTCGGCGATAAAAAAGTACTTTGCGCACTAAGTGGCGGAGTAGACTCTTCTGTTGTTGCCGTTTTGATCCACAAAGCGATCGGTGACCAGTTGACTTGTATTTTCGTAGACCACGGTCTATTACGTAAAGACGAAGCGGACGCTGTAATGAAGACATTTAGCGAAGGCTTCAACATGAATGTAATCAAAGTAGATGCAAAAGACCGTTTCCTTAACAAGCTAAAAGGAGTTTCTGATCCTGAGCAAAAACGTAAAATCATCGGTAACGAGTTCATCTATGTATTTGATGATGAAGCTTCTAAATTAGAAGGCATCGACTATCTTGCACAAGGTACTCTTTATACAGATATCATCGAGAGCGGTACGGCAACAGCACAAACGATCAAATCTCACCACAATGTGGGCGGACTTCCAGAGGACATGCAGTTCCAATTGATTGAGCCGTTGAACACATTGTTTAAGGATGAAGTTCGTGCATTAGGTTCAGAACTAGGTATTCCGGACGAAATCGTTTGGCGCCAGCCGTTCCCAGGACCAGGTCTTGGTATCCGTGTTCTTGGTGAAATCTCTGATGAAAAACTAGAGATTGTTCGCGAATCCGATCATATCCTTCGTGAAGAAATCAAAAAAGCGGGTCTTGACCGTGACATCTGGCAATACTTCACGGTACTTCCTGACATCCGCAGTGTAGGGGTAATGGGCGACCAACGTACGTACGATTACACAATCGGTATCCGTGCCGTGACATCCATTGATGGAATGACGTCCGATTGGGCGCGTATTCCTTGGGACGTGCTAGAAGTAATCTCTACACGTATCGTAAACGAAGTGGATCACATCAACCGCGTCGTGTATGACATTACAAGTAAGCCACCTGCAACGATTGAGTGGGAATAA
- a CDS encoding NCS2 family permease: protein MKNYFEFQKHGTSYKTESIAGLTTFLAMAYILVVNPLMLSLASVGDYPDALRMDQGAIFTATALSAAIGCLIMGLYAKYPIALAPGMGLNAFFAYSVVLGMGIPWQTALAGVLVSGVIFIFLTLFGIREKIINAIPAELKYAVGAGIGLFITFIGFQNAGVIVGDEVVLVALGDLTNGNTLLAIFGLVITVILMVRGIKGGIFFGIVITAVVGMLFGLIDRPTAVVGAVPSIDSTFGAAFASLGDIFTIQMLVVILTFLFVDFFDTAGTLVAVANQAGFMKDNKLPRAGKALFADSAATVAGAVLGTSTTTSYIESSSGVAAGGRTGFASVVTAGLFLLSLVFFPLLSVITEPVTAPALIIVGVLMVSALGKIDWNKFEIAVPAFLTVIAMPLTYSIATGIAVGFIFYPITMIMKGRAKEIHPIMYALFVIFILYFVFLIE from the coding sequence ATGAAGAATTACTTTGAGTTTCAGAAACACGGTACAAGCTACAAAACAGAATCCATTGCGGGACTAACGACATTCCTGGCAATGGCCTATATATTGGTGGTAAATCCACTTATGCTTTCTTTGGCAAGTGTAGGCGATTATCCAGATGCGCTTCGCATGGACCAAGGTGCGATCTTTACAGCAACAGCCCTATCCGCAGCAATTGGTTGCTTGATCATGGGCCTCTATGCAAAATACCCAATCGCACTTGCACCGGGAATGGGTCTTAACGCATTCTTCGCATACTCTGTAGTACTTGGCATGGGCATCCCGTGGCAAACTGCGCTAGCAGGGGTATTGGTTTCTGGTGTTATCTTTATCTTTTTAACACTATTTGGTATTCGTGAAAAAATCATCAACGCTATTCCGGCAGAATTGAAATATGCAGTAGGAGCAGGTATCGGTCTTTTCATCACTTTCATCGGTTTCCAAAATGCCGGTGTCATCGTTGGGGACGAAGTAGTACTTGTGGCACTAGGAGATTTAACAAACGGCAATACATTACTAGCAATCTTCGGTCTAGTAATCACCGTTATTCTTATGGTTAGAGGCATTAAAGGCGGTATCTTCTTCGGGATTGTCATTACAGCGGTTGTTGGTATGCTGTTTGGTCTTATTGATCGCCCTACAGCGGTGGTTGGCGCGGTGCCAAGCATCGATTCCACATTCGGTGCGGCATTCGCTAGTTTAGGAGATATCTTCACCATTCAAATGCTCGTTGTTATCCTTACATTCTTATTCGTAGATTTCTTTGACACAGCGGGTACACTCGTTGCTGTGGCAAACCAAGCAGGATTCATGAAAGACAACAAGCTTCCACGAGCAGGAAAAGCACTTTTCGCTGACTCTGCAGCAACAGTAGCCGGAGCGGTACTTGGAACTTCCACTACCACTTCCTACATTGAATCATCTTCTGGTGTAGCAGCTGGAGGCAGAACAGGATTCGCATCTGTCGTAACAGCAGGATTGTTCTTATTATCACTAGTATTCTTCCCATTGTTGTCTGTCATCACAGAACCGGTAACAGCACCAGCGCTAATCATCGTCGGTGTATTGATGGTATCGGCATTAGGAAAAATTGATTGGAACAAATTTGAGATTGCAGTACCTGCATTCTTAACAGTCATTGCAATGCCGTTAACATACAGCATCGCAACGGGTATTGCGGTAGGATTCATCTTCTACCCGATCACAATGATCATGAAAGGCAGAGCAAAAGAGATTCACCCAATCATGTATGCTTTGTTTGTTATCTTCATCCTGTACTTTGTTT
- a CDS encoding Na-translocating system protein MpsC family protein, which produces MEVKLQQSELSSEIGRLLRKHFGKGPEAVFVTIASPYVIIYLRHFLSPIENMLLEDNHTMTVEEIRDKMMRKLNDTIKEMIHSVTGLPIKEFYYDWTFQNGSGLLVGVEEKIERFFEYNYLNRREIETIITKISAEAEKHPDVTYSHMLNERTLIIIREGILVRIEEQLIELGFEEALTLAKRKLEKKLLFQAKPSFQRLLQKDIQDIFVNWDFTLDKSVIVFILAPQINNRQ; this is translated from the coding sequence ATGGAAGTAAAACTGCAGCAGTCCGAATTATCGAGCGAAATTGGAAGATTACTGAGAAAGCACTTCGGTAAAGGACCCGAGGCTGTCTTTGTAACAATCGCATCACCATATGTTATCATCTACTTACGCCATTTTTTATCTCCCATCGAGAATATGTTGCTCGAAGACAATCATACGATGACGGTCGAAGAGATACGGGATAAAATGATGCGTAAATTGAACGACACAATTAAAGAAATGATCCATTCCGTCACAGGATTACCGATAAAAGAGTTTTACTATGACTGGACTTTCCAGAACGGATCTGGCCTCTTGGTCGGAGTCGAGGAGAAAATAGAGAGATTCTTTGAATACAACTATCTCAATCGAAGAGAAATCGAAACCATTATTACCAAAATCAGCGCCGAAGCAGAGAAACATCCGGATGTTACATACTCCCATATGTTGAATGAACGCACGTTGATAATTATTAGAGAAGGCATCCTCGTTCGAATAGAGGAACAACTCATTGAACTGGGATTTGAAGAAGCATTGACACTCGCAAAAAGGAAGCTGGAGAAAAAACTCCTCTTCCAAGCAAAACCATCCTTCCAACGACTATTGCAAAAGGATATCCAAGATATATTTGTCAACTGGGACTTTACCTTGGATAAGAGCGTTATCGTGTTTATACTTGCACCTCAAATAAATAACCGGCAGTAA